The Daucus carota subsp. sativus chromosome 9, DH1 v3.0, whole genome shotgun sequence genome window below encodes:
- the LOC108200977 gene encoding wall-associated receptor kinase 2, with product MQIFLAYCTATMLIVLLMSDVRASDINNTFTEARAIAKPGCQSKCGNLTVPYPFGIGVGSGCSIDSSTWFDVNCNTSFSPPKAFIGSGNVQIHEILNSQMRVSNVMATKCYSSTGDLTTDKPAYTNLLDSPYTFSELNTFSVVGCDDVALIIGSDQRNYSGGCITVCSKAEDVLDYGCSGIGCCQTVIPKGLKYYYTSLSTLRNHTEVWSFDPCSYAFLGEKESFKFRGASDFSDPTFINRTMDSVRIVLDWVIGNQTCDEARNSDAYACQSNTFCTTSDSGFGGYSCSCLEGYEGNPYLSPGCQDIDECADPTKNSCEKICINTPGSYNCSCPHGYYGNGEENSQGCIAKSSRFPVIKFSLGMGFGFLALMLGVSFLYFTIKRRKLIKEREKFFQQNGGVLLKQQITSSGGGVESSTKIFTAEELEKATDNYAADRIVGRGGYGTVYKGILPDHRVVAIKKSRIMDESQIEQFINEVVILTQVNHRHVVKLLGCCLETEVPLLVYEFVANGTLYQHIHNSRGVAWLSLENRLRIATESAGALAYLHSAASMPVIHRDVKSANILLNESYTTKISDFGASRLVPLDQTQVTTLVQGTLGYLDPEYFHTSQLTDKSDVYSFGVVLAELLTGRKPLLLDSPAEEKNLATYFIMSVKENRLFQILEPRVVREGSLEQLEAAGKLVKRCLSLNGEDRPTMKEVAMELEGIRKYTKHPWANNNNQHEPEQQALMSHDAEESSDLYTVSIDAYSSTGNFSGQDSVDTKHLLFAANGPR from the exons ATGCAGATATTTTTGGCCTATTGTACGGCGACTATGCTAATAGTGTTATTAATGTCGGATGTGAGAGCATCCGACATTAATAACACTTTCACCGAGGCCAGAGCCATAGCCAAACCAGGATGCCAGAGCAAGTGCGGGAACTTAACTGTTCCATATCCGTTTGGCATTGGAGTAGGCTCTGGCTGTTCCATAGACTCTTCCACATGGTTCGATGTGAACTGCAACACGTCTTTTAGTCCTCCCAAGGCCTTCATAGGTAGCGGCAATGTTCAAATCCATGAGATACTAAATTCTCAGATGCGCGTTTCTAATGTCATGGCTACTAAGTGTTACAGTTCAACTGGTGATCTGACCACTGATAAGCCCGCCTACACGAATCTCTTGGATTCTCCCTACACTTTCTCAGAGTTGAACACTTTTTCTGTGGTCGGTTGTGATGATGTGGCATTGATTATTGGATCAGATCAAAGGAATTACAGTGGTGGTTGCATTACTGTGTGCTCGAAAGCTGAGGATGTTCTTGATTATGGTTGTTCCGGGATTGGTTGCTGTCAGACAGTGATACCTAAAGGCCTAAAGTACTATTATACCAGTCTCTCTACTTTGAGAAACCATACTGAGGTTTGGTCATTTGATCCTTGTAGCTATGCTTTTCTGGGTGAAAAAGAGAGTTTTAAGTTTCGTGGTGCTTCGGATTTTTCTGATCCTACGTTTATAAATAGGACAATGGATAGTGTTCGGATAGTGCTTGACTGGGTAATTGGGAACCAGACTTGTGATGAAGCTCGAAATTCAGATGCTTATGCATGTCAATCAAATACTTTCTGCACTACCTCAGACAGTGGTTTTGGAGGGTATAGCTGTAGCTGCCTTGAGGGTTATGAGGGCAATCCATACCTAAGTCCTGGTTGCCAAG ATATTGATGAATGTGCTGATCCAACCAAAAATTCGTGCGAGAAAATTTGCATCAATACTCCAGGGAGTTATAACTGTTCTTGTCCACACGGATACTATGGCAATGGTGAGGAAAATAGCCAAGGCTGCATAGCTAAGAGTTCAAGATTTCCAGTAATCAAGTTCTCATTAG GTATGGGCTTTGGTTTCTTGGCCTTAATGCTGGGAGTAAGTTTTCTGTATTTTACCATCAAAAGAAGGAAACTCATAAAAGAGAGGGAGAAGTTTTTCCAACAAAACGGTGGTGTGCTCTTGAAACAACAAATAACTTCAAGTGGCGGTGGTGTAGAGTCATCCACAAAGATTTTCACAGCTGAAGAATTGGAGAAAGCTACTGATAACTACGCTGCAGACAGGATTGTCGGACGTGGTGGTTATGGCACAGTGTACAAAGGTATTTTACCAGATCATCGCGTTGTTGCAATAAAGAAGTCAAGAATAATGGATGAGAGTCAAATTGAGCAATTCATTAATGAGGTGGTCATTCTCACACAAGTTAATCACAGACATGTGGTGAAGCTATTAGGGTGTTGTTTGGAGACTGAAGTCCCATTGTTGGTCTATGAGTTTGTCGCGAATGGTACTCTATATCAACACATCCACAATAGCAGAGGAGTCGCGTGGTTATCCCTTGAAAATCGCTTGAGAATAGCCACAGAATCTGCTGGTGCACTTGCCTATCTTCATTCAGCAGCATCCATGCCTGTCATTCACAGAGACGTGAAGTCTGCAAACATATTGCTCAACGAAAGCTACACCACAAAGATTTCAGATTTCGGGGCTTCAAGACTAGTACCCCTGGACCAAACACAGGTTACTACATTAGTCCAGGGAACACTAGGCTATCTTGATCCCGAGTACTTTCATACAAGTCAGTTGACAGATAAAAGCGATGTTTATAGCTTTGGCGTAGTTCTTGCTGAGCTCTTAACCGGGAGAAAACCACTTTTACTTGACAGTCCTGCAGAGGAGAAGAATCTGGCAACCTACTTCATAATGTCAGTTAAGGAAAACCGGCTGTTTCAGATCCTCGAGCCACGAGTGGTGAGGGAAGGTAGTTTAGAGCAGTTAGAAGCCGCAGGAAAACTTGTGAAGCGATGTCTTAGCTTGAACGGTGAGGACAGACCTACAATGAAAGAAGTGGCAATGGAACTGGAAGGAATAAGAAAGTACACTAAACATCCTTGGGCTAATAACAATAATCAGCATGAACCGGAACAACAGGCTCTCATGAGTCATGATGCTGAAGAATCATCGGACTTGTACACCGTATCCATCGACGCCTACAGCAGTACTGGGAATTTTTCTGGACAGGATAGCGTCGATACTAAACATTTACTTTTCGCAGCAAATGGTCCTCGATAG
- the LOC108200932 gene encoding bifunctional phosphatase IMPL2, chloroplastic, whose protein sequence is MAKVPTEHARDQNQDSQMNTILEEQFSDQVLDEFVRVANEAADAAATVIKQFFWEPKLIQTFNKRDDDGFIVEQATSADLAAEDAITAVILQNFPDHLIFGEERGWLPEERLAEFVWVIDPIDGTTSFKNGVPLFGTLIALLHKSKPILGIIDQPILRKRWVGVQGRPTTVDGLPIQTRPCERLSQATLYASSPLHFSDEEREAFNRVTEKVQEPIYGAECFTYGLLASGFVDVIVQSFLGPYDFLAFIPIIEGAGGIITDWAGQKLQWEASPVSKGPTYYRIIAAGDDQVHQDALEYLKECSSITENE, encoded by the exons ATGGCCAAAGTCCCCACCGAGCACGCCCGTGATCAAAACCAG GATTCACAAATGAATACCATTCTAGAGGAGCAGTTTTCGGACCAAGTTCTTGATGAATTTGTTCGCGTCGCTAATGAAGCTGCGGATGCTGCTGCTACTGTGATAAAACAGTTCTTTTGGGAACCTAAATTGATTCAAACATTTAATAAGCGCGATGATG ATGGATTCATTGTTGAGCAAGCCACATCCGCTGACTTAGCTGCCGAGGATGCTATCACTGCGGTGATTTTACAGAATTTCCCAGATCATTTAAT TTTTGGCGAGGAAAGGGGTTGGTTACCGGAAGAGAGGCTAGCCGAATTTGTGTGGGTTATAGACCCTATTGATGGCACTACCAGCTTCAAAAATG GAGTTCCGTTGTTTGGCACGCTCATAGCTCTTCTGCATAAGAGTAAGCCG ATCTTGGGAATCATTGACCAGCCAATTTTACGGAAAAGATGGGTTGGAGTACAAGGAAGACCAACCACCGTGGATGGTCTACCCATACAGACCCGTCCCTGTGAACGGCTTTCGCAAGCAACGCT ATATGCATCTAGCCCATTGCATTTTAGCGATGAAGAGCGAGAGGCCTTTAACCGTGTCACGGAAAAG GTTCAAGAACCAATTTACGGTGCGGAGTGCTTTACCTATGGACTCTTAGCTTCAGGGTTTGTCGATGTCATTGTCCAGTCTTTTCTTGGG CCATATGATTTTCTTGCTTTTATACCAATCATAGAAGGAGCTGGAGGAATTATTACAGATTGGGCTGGTCAGAAACTTCAGTGGGAAGCTTCTCCAGTGTCCAAAG GTCCAACTTATTATCGCATAATAGCGGCTGGAGATGACCAGGTTCACCAGGATGCACTGGAATATCTAAAGGAATGTTCGAGTATAACTGAGAATGAATGA
- the LOC108200265 gene encoding uncharacterized protein LOC108200265: MNFFKSVFSDDPDDSTPQTTPTLPPNPEPNPNPNPDPAHDPTREISTVTTAWSFGTTLLKNLASKSESVIDTYRRDLEEFSSGIRKETEVIRQAASKAVHDLPGSLEAGAAVAQEKLESVGQVIDDFTDIIVRNRDILVVNDRGEEYDYPRGGGEGGGNVRAYSRVEALVRGVECDLNTYCREVEEVEEFEEWRKGFGEGERAGAIEEAVEGNGVIREIFEEVVPGKVSEEVFWERLFFRVWKVRKAEEARSRLVRRAISGDEEELSWDVDEEEFEECEERTLERGDAVEGKGRKLENEEEGGGKELGIGSLEETDLNGDKKVEETELSVDKQAGESGSSVDKQAGRIDEKVTSEGKTDSDISVISSQLSPEEEDLGWDEIEDIGSGDERKAAADVSPNKADLRKRLSVAAAADEEEDLTWDIEDDDEPVKS, from the coding sequence ATGAACTTCTTCAAATCCGTCTTCTCCGACGACCCCGATGATTCTACTCCCCAAACTACCCCCACTCTTCCCCCAAATCCCGAaccaaaccctaaccctaaccccgACCCGGCCCATGACCCGACCCGCGAAATCTCCACCGTCACCACCGCCTGGTCCTTCGGCACCACTCTCTTGAAAAACCTGGCCTCGAAATCCGAGTCAGTGATCGACACTTATCGCCGTGATCTGGAGGAATTCAGCTCCGGGATTCGGAAGGAGACGGAGGTGATCCGACAAGCCGCTTCGAAGGCGGTGCACGACTTGCCGGGATCGCTGGAGGCCGGCGCGGCGGTGGCGCAGGAGAAATTGGAGTCTGTTGGGCAAGTGATTGATGATTTTACGGATATAATTGTGCGGAATAGGGATATTCTGGTTGTTAATGATCGGGGAGAGGAGTACGATTACCCGAGGGGGGGAGGGGAGGGGGGAGGGAATGTGAGGGCGTATAGTCGGGTGGAGGCGTTGGTGAGGGGAGTGGAATGTGATTTGAATACGTATTGTAGGGaggtggaggaggtggaggagTTTGAGGAGTGGAGGAAGGGGTttggggagggggagagagcggGGGCGATTGAGGAGGCGGTGGAGGGGAATGGGGTGATTCGGGAGATTTTTGAGGAGGTGGTTCCGGGGAAAGTGAGTGAGGAGGTTTTTTGGGAGAGGTTGTTTTTTAGGGTGTGGAAGGTGAGGAAGGCGGAGGAGGCTAGGAGTAGGTTGGTGAGGAGGGCGATTTCGGGGGATGAGGAGGAGTTGAGTTGGGATGTGGATGAGGAGGAGTTTGAGGAGTGTGAGGAGAGGACGTTGGAACGGGGGGATGCAGTGGAGGGGAAAGGGCGGAAGTTGGAAAATGAGGAGGAAGGTGGTGGTAAGGAGTTGGGAATTGGGAGTTTGGAGGAGACGGATTTGAATGGGGATAAGAAGGTGGAGGAGACTGAATTGAGTGTTGATAAACAGGCGGGGGAGAGTGGATCTAGTGTTGATAAGCAGGCAGGGAGAATTGATGAGAAAGTGACGTCAGAAGGGAAAACAGATAGTGATATATCGGTTATTTCTAGTCAGTTGTCTCCTGAGGAAGAGGATCTTGGATGGGATGAGATTGAAGATATTGGGAGTGGTGATGAGCGTAAGGCGGCGGCGGATGTGAGTCCAAATAAAGCTGATTTGCGCAAACGATTGAGTGTTGCTGCTGCTGCggatgaagaagaagatttgACATGGGATATTGAAGATGACGATGAGCCTGTGAAGTCGTGA